The following coding sequences lie in one Arachis ipaensis cultivar K30076 chromosome B03, Araip1.1, whole genome shotgun sequence genomic window:
- the LOC107633440 gene encoding uncharacterized protein LOC107633440, producing MADFLVEVTGEAPDTPSTWWKLHVDGASNQTFGGAGIILENSTRVAFEQSIKFDFPVSNNQAEYEALIGGLMLAKEVGASRVEVSSDSQVVTSQVNGSYQAKDALLQKYLEKVKAPCKNFEEVTIQHVPRERNTRANLLFQAREHQTRHWEQILDPRASNGT from the coding sequence ATGGCAGACTTCCTCGTAGAAGTCACAGGAGAGGCCCCCGATACACCGAGCACATGGTGGAAGCTCCACGTTGACGGagcatccaaccaaacatttggAGGGGCCGGAATTATCCTCGAAAACTCGACAAGAGTAGCCTTTGAGCAATCCATCAAGTTTGATTTTCCAGTCTCCAACAACCAAGCCGAGTATGAAGCCTTGATAGGGGGACTGATGCTAGCCAAAGAAGTCGGAGCGTCAAGGGTAGAAGTCAGCAGCGACTCCCAAGTCGTCACCTCCCAAGTAAATGgcagctaccaagccaaggatgcGCTGCtacaaaaatacttggaaaaagTAAAAGCACCATGCAAAAACTTCGAAGAGGTCACAATCCAGCACGTCCCCAGAGAAAGAAACACCCGAGCCAACCTCCTTTTCCAAGCTCGCGAGCACCAAACCCGGCACTGGGAACAGATCCTTGATCCAAGGGCTAGCAACGGAACCTGA